Proteins encoded by one window of Chondromyces crocatus:
- a CDS encoding PD-(D/E)XK nuclease family protein: MIEGSLLLVPTERHVELELSRQETRLGEDHGTAIHDGPVLARWPFLAGCLAKLCPELRVATPHACRLATRVALDALAPGRLRQPSEPAAQVALAFTFDRALGGLRRAGTEPDDLRGVGSPFAGAIADVLEHADALLSDAGLVDPRGIGAVLGRALRDLPRGFPLPSAVTVRGIAAWELDDLTWVEALHAAIRRRNGQGVTVELPQIRGPEGDAMEPIADTLEKRWASLADAPELLWTTASAGASGAAITARTPEGEARAVATEVARALARGVAPERIAIVVPTLDDAAMEPLRAALLDAGVRFHEPRGRAAASCPDGRAALSLLKLAQTPVTREQTIELLRAPGLSTVPWTDRGSPREAARRAQRLAHRLREVPVEVDRTGKLLVEALRKLVEKQQEERTARASRKRGSAGEMALPLSGGDDGLPPVAVAARAPRGGKPGDDEDESWMPFALERLLASGRHLGEGETRPELARRLLALMDQLKLGVPVADELRSMLKAELRGGGRGAGGLPQVEGGALAMEAIGQGARAAKIVRELVEGMAQASRTLGLAERPCTVEELYAELERAATEVGVCPQGAPARAGAVRVDLPGGLAGLWHEVVVVTGLSSRAYSGAAGPEDVLVGEHLRAKLPPQCRPPSMRERQGYQRAELSWVVAGATAVSVSYTRGDESEPSDPHALFRWVSVRKARKHEEPASRVALSASKLGPRGAELIALASGAPPSTDVAERARIERERAAFFLDLRVPAEAHTGQVEVGRDAALGAQLQAAVGGGKAEKPIAVTHIERAMGCRFAAFARRVLRVRRVEDLLESADARERGTMIHGALEAAFEALRELSPESDPDVQLQRAREAAEAALGADAAMAPLRRDAIEKAVSDALQVVVRTIDAGDPVRFSLAEQRFGAREDAPWGALELEDDEGGGESLFVDGVIDRIDRSTDGRIARVIDYKTGRLPDKKQQERALQLPLYAAVVRRALGAEEVRAQYMAVRQRGLVEESPAKPEAQIAFADRAPQAATEARKAVRALWVGDVAPRPTRQDMCASCDARDVCRRPAVMPIEEASEERG, encoded by the coding sequence GTGATTGAAGGGTCCCTCCTCCTCGTCCCCACCGAGCGCCACGTCGAGCTCGAGCTCTCACGGCAGGAGACTCGACTCGGGGAGGATCACGGCACCGCGATCCACGACGGGCCGGTGCTGGCACGGTGGCCCTTCCTCGCCGGGTGTCTCGCGAAGCTCTGCCCCGAGCTTCGCGTCGCGACGCCGCACGCTTGCCGGCTCGCGACGCGGGTGGCGCTCGACGCGCTGGCGCCCGGGCGGCTGCGGCAGCCCTCGGAGCCCGCGGCGCAGGTGGCGCTGGCCTTCACGTTCGACCGGGCGCTCGGCGGGCTGCGGCGCGCGGGCACCGAGCCCGACGATCTGCGCGGGGTCGGGTCGCCGTTCGCGGGCGCGATCGCGGACGTGCTGGAGCATGCGGACGCGCTCCTTTCGGACGCGGGCCTCGTCGATCCGCGCGGCATCGGCGCGGTGCTGGGGCGGGCGCTGCGCGATCTTCCGCGGGGGTTCCCGCTGCCGAGCGCGGTGACGGTGCGCGGCATCGCGGCGTGGGAGCTGGACGATCTGACGTGGGTGGAGGCGCTGCACGCGGCCATCCGGCGGCGCAACGGTCAGGGTGTGACGGTGGAGCTGCCGCAGATCCGCGGGCCCGAGGGCGACGCGATGGAGCCCATCGCCGATACGCTGGAGAAGCGCTGGGCATCGCTGGCCGACGCGCCGGAGCTGCTCTGGACCACCGCCAGCGCCGGGGCGTCGGGCGCGGCGATCACGGCGCGCACGCCGGAGGGAGAGGCGCGCGCGGTCGCGACGGAGGTGGCGCGGGCGCTCGCACGCGGTGTGGCACCAGAGCGGATCGCGATCGTGGTGCCGACGCTGGACGACGCGGCGATGGAGCCTTTGCGGGCGGCGCTGCTCGACGCCGGGGTGCGCTTCCACGAGCCACGGGGGCGCGCGGCGGCGAGCTGCCCGGACGGGCGCGCGGCGCTGTCGTTGCTGAAGCTGGCGCAGACGCCGGTGACGCGGGAGCAGACCATCGAGCTTCTGCGCGCGCCGGGTCTGTCGACGGTGCCCTGGACCGATCGAGGGAGCCCGCGGGAGGCCGCGCGGCGAGCGCAGCGGCTCGCGCACCGGCTGCGCGAGGTGCCGGTGGAGGTGGATCGCACCGGCAAGCTGCTGGTGGAGGCGCTGCGCAAGCTGGTGGAGAAGCAGCAGGAGGAGCGCACGGCGCGCGCGTCACGGAAGCGCGGGTCCGCCGGGGAGATGGCGCTGCCGCTCTCCGGGGGAGACGATGGGCTGCCGCCGGTGGCGGTGGCGGCGCGTGCGCCTCGCGGTGGGAAGCCCGGGGACGACGAGGACGAGAGCTGGATGCCGTTCGCGCTGGAGCGGCTGCTCGCGAGCGGTCGGCATCTGGGCGAGGGGGAGACGCGGCCAGAGCTGGCGCGGCGGCTGCTGGCGCTGATGGATCAGCTCAAGCTGGGCGTGCCGGTGGCGGACGAGCTGCGGTCGATGCTGAAGGCAGAGCTGCGCGGTGGGGGTCGGGGGGCCGGGGGGCTGCCGCAGGTCGAGGGGGGCGCGCTGGCGATGGAGGCCATCGGTCAGGGGGCGCGCGCGGCGAAGATCGTGCGCGAGCTGGTCGAGGGCATGGCGCAGGCCTCGCGCACGCTGGGGCTCGCGGAGCGGCCGTGCACCGTGGAGGAGCTTTACGCGGAGCTGGAGCGCGCAGCCACGGAGGTGGGGGTGTGCCCGCAAGGGGCGCCGGCGCGGGCAGGCGCGGTGCGGGTGGATCTGCCCGGTGGGCTCGCGGGGCTGTGGCACGAGGTGGTGGTGGTGACGGGGCTGTCGTCGCGCGCGTACAGCGGGGCGGCAGGGCCGGAGGACGTGCTGGTGGGCGAGCACCTGCGCGCGAAGCTGCCGCCGCAGTGCAGGCCGCCGTCGATGCGCGAACGGCAGGGCTACCAGCGGGCAGAGCTGTCGTGGGTGGTGGCGGGCGCGACGGCGGTGTCGGTGAGCTACACGCGGGGTGACGAGAGCGAGCCGTCGGATCCGCATGCGCTGTTCCGCTGGGTGTCGGTGCGCAAGGCGCGCAAGCACGAGGAGCCGGCGTCCCGGGTGGCGCTCTCGGCGTCGAAGCTGGGGCCGCGGGGCGCCGAGCTGATCGCGCTGGCGAGCGGGGCGCCGCCGTCGACGGACGTGGCCGAGCGGGCACGCATCGAGCGGGAGCGGGCGGCGTTCTTCCTGGATCTGCGGGTGCCGGCGGAGGCGCACACGGGGCAGGTGGAGGTCGGGCGCGACGCGGCGCTGGGGGCGCAGCTCCAGGCCGCGGTGGGCGGGGGCAAGGCGGAGAAGCCGATCGCGGTGACGCACATCGAGCGCGCGATGGGGTGCCGGTTCGCGGCGTTCGCGCGGCGGGTGCTGCGGGTGCGGCGGGTGGAAGACCTGCTGGAGTCGGCCGACGCGCGGGAGCGGGGGACGATGATCCACGGGGCGCTGGAGGCGGCGTTCGAGGCGCTGCGGGAGCTGAGCCCGGAGAGCGATCCCGACGTGCAGCTCCAGCGAGCACGGGAGGCCGCCGAGGCCGCGCTGGGGGCCGACGCGGCGATGGCGCCGCTGCGGCGGGACGCGATCGAGAAGGCGGTGTCGGACGCGCTCCAGGTCGTGGTGCGCACGATCGACGCGGGCGATCCGGTGCGGTTCTCGCTGGCAGAGCAGCGGTTCGGGGCGCGCGAGGACGCGCCGTGGGGCGCGCTGGAGCTGGAAGACGACGAGGGGGGTGGCGAGAGCCTGTTCGTGGACGGGGTGATCGATCGGATCGACCGGAGCACCGACGGGCGGATCGCGCGGGTGATCGACTACAAGACGGGGCGGCTGCCCGACAAGAAGCAGCAGGAGCGGGCGCTGCAGCTCCCGCTCTACGCGGCGGTGGTGCGCCGGGCGCTGGGGGCCGAGGAGGTGCGCGCGCAGTACATGGCGGTGCGCCAGCGCGGCTTGGTCGAGGAGTCGCCCGCGAAACCCGAGGCGCAGATCGCCTTCGCCGACCGGGCGCCGCAAGCGGCGACGGAGGCGCGCAAGGCGGTGCGGGCGCTGTGGGTCGGAGACGTGGCGCCGCGGCCGACGCGCCAGGACATGTGCGCGAGCTGCGATGCGCGCGACGTGTGCCGGCGGCCGGCGGTGATGCCGATCGAGGAGGCCTCGGAAGAGCGAGGCTGA
- a CDS encoding glutathione S-transferase family protein has translation MSIVFYFSPMSSAGRVHASLVELGVPYETVTLDLQAGDQKKPEFLALNPNGQVPTLVLDGTPIFESVAIQIALGERFGVEKGLWPATSSPEHLQALTWLVWTQVSLHGDVFRYMMAAGMTSAKDAANPAQAELLLGESHKALRVLDKHLEGRAYLVSDRCTLVDIDAVTTLGWSLSFAKIDTSAYPNLAAWLERVSKRPALAALFSGA, from the coding sequence ATGTCCATCGTCTTCTATTTCAGCCCCATGTCGAGTGCCGGCCGCGTCCATGCGTCGCTCGTCGAGCTGGGTGTCCCGTACGAAACCGTCACCCTCGATCTGCAAGCGGGTGATCAGAAGAAACCCGAGTTCCTCGCCCTGAACCCGAACGGCCAGGTGCCGACGCTGGTGCTCGACGGCACCCCGATCTTCGAGTCGGTCGCCATCCAGATCGCCCTCGGCGAACGCTTCGGCGTCGAGAAGGGCCTGTGGCCCGCGACGAGCTCACCCGAGCACCTGCAAGCGTTGACCTGGCTGGTCTGGACCCAGGTGTCGCTGCACGGAGACGTGTTCCGCTACATGATGGCCGCCGGCATGACCAGCGCGAAGGACGCGGCGAACCCGGCGCAAGCCGAGCTGCTCCTGGGAGAGTCCCACAAAGCGCTCCGCGTCCTCGACAAGCACCTCGAAGGCCGCGCGTACCTCGTCAGCGACCGCTGTACCCTGGTCGACATCGACGCCGTCACCACGCTGGGCTGGAGCCTCTCGTTCGCCAAGATCGACACCAGCGCCTACCCGAACCTCGCCGCCTGGCTGGAGCGCGTGTCGAAGCGCCCTGCCCTGGCCGCCCTGTTCTCCGGCGCCTGA
- a CDS encoding glutathione S-transferase family protein: MSIVFYFSPWSNAVRIQASLAELGTPHEVVTLDLKAGDQRKPEFLALNPNGRVPTLVIDGAPIFESVAIQIALGDRYGVEKGLWPAPGTADHLQALSWLVWNQVTLHGCTFRYMQSTGKFVPEGYQHQPALAEHFLKDALEQLRILDAHLAGREYIVGDRCTLVDIDVVAGLNFAIQVAQLDITPFPHLAAWQGRMMQRPALRSALGGG; this comes from the coding sequence ATGTCCATCGTCTTCTACTTCAGCCCCTGGTCGAACGCCGTCCGCATCCAGGCCTCGCTCGCCGAGCTGGGCACGCCGCACGAGGTCGTCACCCTCGATCTGAAGGCCGGCGACCAGAGGAAGCCCGAGTTCCTCGCCTTGAACCCCAACGGCCGTGTGCCCACGCTCGTGATCGACGGCGCCCCGATCTTCGAGTCGGTCGCCATCCAGATCGCCCTCGGCGATCGCTACGGCGTCGAGAAGGGCCTCTGGCCTGCTCCTGGCACCGCCGATCACCTGCAGGCCCTGAGCTGGCTCGTGTGGAACCAGGTCACGCTGCACGGCTGCACGTTCCGCTACATGCAGTCCACCGGCAAGTTCGTCCCCGAGGGCTACCAGCACCAGCCCGCGCTGGCCGAGCACTTCCTGAAAGACGCGCTCGAACAGCTCCGCATTCTCGACGCCCACCTCGCGGGCCGTGAGTACATCGTCGGCGACCGCTGCACGCTGGTCGACATCGACGTCGTCGCCGGGCTCAACTTCGCCATCCAGGTCGCGCAGCTGGACATCACGCCCTTCCCTCACCTCGCCGCGTGGCAAGGCCGCATGATGCAGCGCCCCGCCCTCCGCTCCGCACTCGGTGGCGGCTGA
- a CDS encoding PAS domain-containing protein: protein MDPNAHDTLLDACPDMLSTHGHDSAFVNASGVCESLLGWSPRELSGKLLAELVHDEDRRAFDARWRRGVEHEGELVTMHCRLKRADESYAWVELRLQGARAARALGANGANGANGANGASPHIRCAARMLAPHVPVEYAYSQPETVEHAARHRDFLTRIIPGMVWYCQMNPDATLRPATYMSRYLERLAGYSPEQWVGTPGMWANLIDPEQKAEVLAATREALLHGTPMPPYRLRAQDGRYLWLQSDLFVERQDDGTPLYMYGLSLDVTRYKEAELRIAQLLHGEQELRERLDGLVQSVPGVLWERWEGDPEPLASAAFCSENVEVLTGHSVETWRERGGGFVAMAPAAERARVEEAWTQAWERGAAALRQPIVTRQGELRWLEHHVRVLPARGADGVRCMRGVTLDISEQIRLEEERARLRHEVEQQAQRIVELSVPFIPLDDRVAILPLVGTIDASRADALVGTLLDGIERTRTEIVVLDMTGVPTLDRDSVDVLERAARCAQLLGARLVIAGVRPEVARTLVQLGIALEGVELKRSLRGALAAYMT, encoded by the coding sequence ATGGATCCGAATGCGCATGACACGCTGCTCGACGCGTGTCCGGACATGCTATCGACCCACGGCCACGACAGCGCTTTCGTGAACGCCTCTGGTGTGTGCGAGTCGCTCCTCGGCTGGTCGCCGCGAGAGCTGTCGGGGAAGCTCCTCGCCGAGCTGGTCCATGACGAGGATCGTCGCGCGTTCGACGCCCGGTGGCGCAGGGGCGTCGAGCACGAGGGAGAACTCGTCACCATGCACTGCCGCCTCAAGCGCGCCGACGAGAGCTACGCCTGGGTGGAGCTGCGGCTCCAGGGGGCGCGGGCCGCACGTGCGCTCGGCGCGAACGGCGCGAACGGCGCGAACGGCGCGAACGGCGCCTCGCCGCACATCCGCTGCGCGGCCCGGATGCTCGCGCCGCACGTGCCCGTGGAGTACGCCTACAGCCAGCCGGAGACGGTGGAGCACGCTGCCCGGCACCGCGACTTCCTCACGCGGATCATCCCGGGAATGGTCTGGTACTGCCAGATGAACCCGGACGCGACGCTCCGGCCGGCGACGTACATGAGCCGCTACCTGGAGCGGCTGGCCGGCTACTCCCCGGAGCAATGGGTCGGCACCCCTGGCATGTGGGCGAACCTCATCGATCCCGAGCAGAAGGCCGAGGTGCTCGCCGCCACGCGGGAGGCGCTGCTCCACGGTACGCCGATGCCTCCCTACCGGCTCCGGGCCCAGGACGGGCGCTACCTGTGGCTCCAGTCGGACCTGTTCGTCGAGCGGCAGGACGACGGAACGCCTCTGTACATGTACGGCCTGTCCCTCGACGTCACCCGCTACAAGGAAGCCGAGCTGCGCATCGCCCAGCTCCTCCACGGCGAGCAGGAGCTGCGCGAGCGCCTCGACGGCCTGGTCCAGAGCGTCCCCGGTGTGCTGTGGGAGCGCTGGGAGGGCGACCCGGAGCCGCTCGCCAGCGCGGCCTTCTGCAGCGAGAACGTCGAAGTGCTCACCGGGCACAGCGTGGAGACCTGGCGCGAACGAGGCGGCGGGTTCGTGGCCATGGCCCCCGCAGCGGAGCGCGCGCGCGTGGAGGAGGCCTGGACGCAAGCGTGGGAGCGCGGGGCCGCAGCGCTCCGTCAGCCGATCGTCACGCGCCAGGGCGAGCTGCGGTGGCTGGAGCACCACGTCCGCGTGCTCCCGGCCCGCGGCGCCGACGGCGTCCGCTGCATGCGCGGGGTGACGCTCGACATCAGCGAGCAGATCCGCCTCGAAGAAGAACGCGCGCGCCTGCGCCACGAGGTCGAGCAGCAAGCCCAGCGCATCGTCGAACTCTCGGTGCCGTTCATCCCGCTCGACGATCGCGTCGCCATCCTCCCCCTGGTGGGGACGATCGACGCCTCGCGCGCCGATGCCCTCGTCGGAACCTTGCTCGACGGCATCGAGCGCACCCGCACCGAGATCGTGGTCCTCGACATGACCGGCGTCCCCACCCTCGATCGCGACAGCGTCGACGTGCTGGAGCGCGCGGCCCGCTGCGCGCAGCTCCTCGGCGCCCGGCTGGTCATCGCCGGCGTGCGCCCGGAAGTGGCGCGCACGCTGGTGCAACTCGGCATCGCGCTCGAAGGCGTGGAGCTGAAGCGGAGCCTCCGGGGTGCGCTCGCCGCTTACATGACATAA
- a CDS encoding UvrD-helicase domain-containing protein, producing MSSKPPRGRSGSAKAMGARPLSRAVRSGPVGDTVFEADLGGGDIDFDVDSDVAASLFAHVKPGAAASGRSASEERGDERALRGSRDGEELDAGDGSADGGSVDDGDAAAAEAGEDDAEGAVELVESEPVVPRGPLPPLSNDDARLYAFKRNVVVAASAGTGKTYRLTALYLLLTLGLTSSGQLGPQFAAKAVLPDRIVATTFSRAAAAEIAHRIESVLRKIAGWDGRGEIPALPEVIRAREATTGEFLSPEELKKRAGEALGRWGAARIDTLHGVAKQIVDRHAIAMGLTPGARILDEEEAQALSDLAVDEALSAALAEGGERGDAARAMLAAAGGVDVARAQITRLLDRLDEEGLTPRTLALTDHAAEARALRKEFARVAVALATGGNPKLQAPANTLAAALRGVSHDAPLPRGAWGPAVELITTPKRGKKTPADEAFVAFCEELPGDTLKDKAHKLLGFLRDAPGLGRREQLIVELLEEVKVRLATIRRTEGGLGFGDLLRAARDGLRDDVGVGQAVRDQVDVLLVDEFQDTSAVQRDLVYLLREREDAARMRKPGDAPTAAGLSEHGLFLVGDRKQSIYGFRGADVSVFSRVCAELAGRTAGEALGLPESLWSPRPVADFVALNESRRSTPEVLRFVNEFSVRDFAQDRLGAPAGAPVRDFEVSYGTAEHLKPVEGATPPSSDVVLIGDDGEAPEDAESLVRDAKGPLREALVAAAWVAKRVREGGGELKFKDVAVLARRRSTIPLIELALGRLSVPYVVAGRALFDAPEIRDTAAALRLLLDPGDQLALATVLRGPMVGLSDTALAILAPPGRGLTVPLLGRWPARQGSAEAGSAGGAGGAKGGSADATDDMTASALERLPAQDRTRLEHFRSKFSGLRRAALRSSPGEAIRAAIAAFDLDRVLAALPRADARIGNLDRLVAIARRRGGSLASFVRWLDRRISDEADEPEAAVFSQEDDAVRLTTIHASKGLDFAAVVVVDLNAAPMPQLPGLGFVPASGDRPASLFVQHYARRMDRAGREGSRYEAAVEALAPLYAVSTPAMKEAREEIHARERAERQRLSYVAITRAKRELVLVGPAAKPRKGSAWLTLKAAFDAEAMPGVVRTVLDAKALLQGAHAPEAGLDVYARPVTPFRHAPAARLAHARTVAIDAGALALFQECPRRFRLRHLLGVEEPAPKAQLGLFDLEGPAEVPGEERVELMEGADPRPPGRAAHRVLSRWPLQRWGVPTKVGEVMERLSAEGMGPEHPEAMRLAQGIAAFLDGPYARRVRVEQAAVLGDEAFTLGVDPRIIERGRGAHLSVRWAADLVVDFPDGSVDVIELRRARPRTNLSAYELVLRVDALALHRRSEGRPIRAGVLFLGSKLEPTWLPAQGEGGALALEEHERFEQGLSWLAQGFAEARGNERWEPVPVETCRRLRCGFIEICHGEKDATV from the coding sequence ATGTCCTCGAAGCCGCCGCGCGGCCGTTCGGGCTCCGCCAAAGCCATGGGGGCGCGGCCGCTTTCGCGTGCCGTGCGGTCCGGGCCGGTCGGGGATACGGTGTTCGAAGCGGATCTCGGCGGTGGCGATATAGACTTCGACGTGGATTCGGATGTGGCAGCGTCGCTGTTCGCGCACGTGAAGCCGGGAGCGGCTGCGTCGGGGCGATCTGCGTCCGAAGAGCGTGGAGACGAGCGGGCGCTTCGGGGATCGCGCGACGGCGAGGAGCTGGACGCGGGCGACGGGAGCGCGGACGGCGGGAGCGTGGACGACGGGGACGCGGCTGCCGCAGAGGCTGGCGAGGACGACGCGGAAGGGGCCGTCGAGCTGGTCGAGAGCGAGCCAGTGGTGCCGAGGGGGCCGCTACCGCCGCTGTCGAACGACGACGCTCGGCTCTACGCCTTCAAGCGCAACGTGGTCGTCGCGGCGAGCGCGGGGACGGGGAAGACGTACCGGCTCACGGCGCTCTACCTGCTGCTCACGCTGGGGCTCACGTCGTCGGGGCAGCTCGGGCCGCAGTTCGCGGCGAAGGCGGTGCTGCCGGATCGGATCGTGGCGACGACCTTCTCGCGGGCGGCGGCGGCGGAGATCGCGCACCGCATCGAGTCGGTGCTGAGGAAGATCGCGGGCTGGGACGGGCGCGGGGAGATCCCGGCGCTGCCCGAGGTGATCCGGGCGCGGGAGGCGACGACGGGAGAGTTTCTGTCGCCCGAGGAGCTGAAGAAGCGCGCGGGGGAGGCGCTGGGGCGCTGGGGGGCGGCACGGATCGATACGCTGCACGGGGTCGCGAAGCAGATCGTGGACCGGCACGCGATCGCGATGGGGCTGACGCCAGGGGCGCGGATCCTCGACGAGGAGGAGGCGCAGGCGCTCAGCGATCTGGCGGTGGACGAGGCGCTGTCGGCAGCGCTCGCGGAGGGCGGGGAGCGAGGCGATGCGGCGCGGGCGATGCTCGCGGCGGCGGGCGGCGTGGATGTGGCGCGGGCGCAGATCACGCGGCTGCTGGATCGGCTCGACGAGGAAGGGCTGACGCCGCGGACGCTGGCGTTGACGGATCACGCGGCCGAGGCGCGGGCGCTGCGCAAGGAGTTCGCGCGGGTGGCGGTGGCGCTCGCGACGGGGGGGAATCCGAAGCTGCAGGCGCCAGCGAACACGCTCGCGGCGGCGCTGCGCGGGGTGTCGCACGATGCGCCGCTGCCGCGCGGGGCGTGGGGGCCGGCGGTGGAGCTGATCACCACGCCGAAGCGCGGCAAGAAGACGCCTGCCGACGAGGCGTTCGTCGCGTTCTGCGAGGAGCTTCCGGGCGATACGCTGAAGGACAAGGCGCACAAGCTGCTCGGGTTCCTGCGGGATGCGCCAGGGCTGGGGCGGCGCGAGCAGCTCATCGTGGAGCTGCTCGAAGAGGTGAAGGTGCGGCTGGCGACGATCCGGCGCACGGAGGGGGGGCTGGGGTTCGGGGACCTGCTGCGCGCGGCGCGCGATGGGTTGCGTGACGACGTGGGCGTGGGGCAGGCGGTGCGCGACCAGGTGGACGTGCTGCTGGTCGACGAGTTCCAAGACACGAGCGCGGTGCAGCGCGATCTGGTGTACCTGCTGCGCGAGCGCGAGGACGCGGCGCGGATGCGCAAGCCAGGGGACGCGCCGACGGCGGCGGGGCTGTCGGAGCACGGGCTGTTCCTGGTCGGGGACCGGAAGCAGTCGATCTACGGGTTCCGTGGCGCGGACGTGTCGGTGTTCAGCCGGGTCTGCGCGGAGCTGGCGGGGAGGACGGCGGGAGAGGCGCTGGGGCTGCCAGAATCCTTGTGGTCGCCGCGGCCGGTGGCGGACTTCGTGGCGCTGAACGAGAGCCGGCGGTCGACGCCGGAGGTGCTGCGCTTCGTGAACGAGTTCTCGGTGCGGGACTTCGCGCAGGATCGGCTCGGGGCGCCGGCCGGGGCGCCCGTCCGGGACTTCGAGGTGTCCTACGGGACGGCGGAGCACCTGAAGCCCGTGGAGGGAGCGACGCCGCCGTCGTCCGACGTGGTGCTGATCGGGGACGACGGGGAGGCACCAGAAGACGCGGAGTCGCTGGTGCGCGACGCGAAGGGGCCGCTGCGCGAGGCGCTGGTGGCCGCGGCGTGGGTGGCGAAGCGGGTGCGCGAGGGCGGGGGGGAGCTGAAGTTCAAGGACGTGGCGGTGCTTGCGCGGCGGCGGAGCACGATCCCGTTGATCGAGCTCGCGCTGGGGCGGCTGTCGGTGCCGTACGTGGTGGCGGGGCGGGCGCTGTTCGATGCGCCGGAGATCCGCGACACGGCGGCGGCGCTGCGGCTGCTGCTCGATCCAGGGGACCAGCTCGCGCTGGCGACGGTGCTGCGCGGGCCGATGGTGGGGCTCAGCGACACGGCGCTGGCGATCCTGGCGCCGCCGGGGCGAGGGCTGACGGTGCCGCTGCTGGGGCGGTGGCCAGCGCGGCAAGGGAGCGCGGAGGCAGGAAGCGCGGGAGGCGCGGGAGGCGCGAAGGGGGGGAGCGCGGACGCGACGGACGACATGACGGCGTCGGCGCTGGAGCGGTTGCCCGCGCAGGACCGGACGCGGCTGGAGCACTTCCGGTCGAAGTTCTCGGGGCTCCGGCGGGCGGCGCTGCGCTCGTCCCCGGGGGAGGCGATCCGGGCGGCGATCGCGGCGTTCGATCTGGACCGGGTGCTGGCGGCGCTGCCGCGGGCCGACGCGCGGATCGGGAACCTGGATCGGCTGGTGGCGATCGCGCGGCGGCGCGGGGGGTCGCTGGCGAGCTTCGTGCGGTGGCTGGATCGGCGGATCAGCGACGAGGCCGACGAGCCGGAGGCGGCGGTGTTCTCGCAAGAGGACGACGCGGTCCGGCTGACGACGATCCACGCGAGCAAGGGGCTCGACTTCGCGGCGGTGGTGGTGGTGGACCTGAACGCCGCGCCGATGCCGCAGCTCCCGGGGCTGGGGTTCGTGCCGGCTTCCGGGGACCGGCCGGCATCGCTGTTCGTGCAGCACTACGCGCGGCGGATGGATCGGGCGGGGCGGGAGGGGTCGCGCTACGAGGCGGCGGTGGAGGCGCTGGCGCCGCTGTACGCGGTGTCGACGCCGGCGATGAAGGAGGCGCGGGAGGAGATCCACGCGCGCGAGCGCGCCGAGCGGCAGCGGCTCAGCTACGTGGCGATCACGCGCGCGAAGCGGGAGCTGGTGCTGGTGGGGCCGGCGGCGAAGCCGCGCAAGGGGTCGGCGTGGCTGACGCTGAAGGCGGCGTTCGACGCGGAGGCGATGCCCGGGGTGGTGCGCACGGTGCTCGACGCGAAGGCGCTCCTGCAGGGGGCGCACGCGCCAGAGGCCGGGCTCGATGTCTATGCGCGGCCGGTGACGCCGTTCCGGCACGCGCCAGCAGCGCGGTTGGCCCACGCGCGCACGGTGGCCATCGACGCAGGGGCGCTGGCGCTGTTCCAGGAGTGCCCGCGGCGGTTCCGGCTGCGGCACCTGCTGGGGGTGGAGGAGCCGGCCCCGAAGGCGCAGCTCGGGCTCTTCGATCTGGAGGGGCCGGCCGAGGTGCCCGGCGAGGAACGGGTGGAGCTGATGGAGGGCGCGGATCCGCGGCCGCCGGGGCGGGCGGCGCACCGGGTGCTGTCGCGCTGGCCGCTCCAGCGCTGGGGGGTGCCGACGAAGGTGGGCGAGGTGATGGAGCGCCTGTCCGCCGAGGGGATGGGGCCGGAGCATCCGGAGGCGATGCGGCTGGCGCAGGGGATCGCGGCGTTCCTCGATGGGCCGTACGCGCGGCGGGTGCGGGTGGAGCAGGCGGCGGTGCTGGGGGATGAGGCGTTCACGCTGGGGGTGGATCCGCGGATCATCGAGCGAGGGCGCGGGGCGCATCTGTCGGTGCGCTGGGCGGCGGATCTGGTGGTCGACTTCCCCGACGGGTCGGTGGACGTGATCGAGCTGCGGCGGGCGCGGCCTCGGACGAACCTGTCGGCCTACGAGCTGGTGCTGCGGGTGGACGCGCTGGCGTTGCACCGGCGCTCGGAGGGGAGGCCGATCCGGGCCGGGGTGCTGTTCCTGGGGAGCAAGCTGGAGCCCACGTGGCTGCCAGCGCAAGGCGAGGGCGGGGCGCTCGCGCTCGAGGAGCACGAGCGGTTCGAGCAAGGGCTTTCGTGGCTGGCCCAGGGGTTCGCCGAGGCGCGCGGGAACGAGCGCTGGGAGCCCGTGCCGGTGGAGACGTGCCGCCGGCTGCGCTGCGGGTTCATCGAGATCTGCCACGGAGAGAAGGACGCGACGGTCTGA